Proteins encoded together in one Labrus bergylta chromosome 20, fLabBer1.1, whole genome shotgun sequence window:
- the LOC109999663 gene encoding fap1 adhesin isoform X1 encodes MPASEGGPAPHDSQPKMKRPDEDGEALPSKTAPATINRALKTGTAGETTAAPRTKKKRSASAERGIKPAKSSKQSSPPKDSSKNISDPPVKKAKLLKATSASCEDAPSKANTKASLKRTASTESEDEFSSDGSKTDLFRERDEGDKARCIRKYSNRVKAKRKAEELPSDLQETSQGSPSEPGGTIQMDHNYGRFSDSSSGQSVSENFQDEKKESVTESEGNNILIHAAQEESKETLVSVDESKHEELKTSENQRLEDKEAPASCRETLDCVSEVTDTPGITSEVGESEKTDLEDSLKSQKGSDNETQASPQDKLYSREANEKTDSAQRDVSSKPDIKEATESVSEEVRLDIKCQSKEGAHKVQGVVEAASISAGIESLCHDKSIGRIPDRQTEENVTTTTESVGNPMTQTDLSFKIQVSFKAESKSDHLQDGVSHEVTGRNSNSCDVNDIIRKSEEKLEDSERKGVAFLSSQVVEGPQSLTDVQLRQEVRTTESCVETLTPDCKAAQEQTHSEVLSACVTVSEGQIDVNTQTKITTEEMSDSAQNHETHRVNEKTTEIIVEVEENSTSMEEEMKIKHNSQVKMDLQASAASHHQMFNQDATVEIQSQESEESTTCNQDNGVNSKTMENKGIVTFELAIGPESQGETETQITPTSEICSPIPTVEVKSQEVIECTTNLSIQSQPDVVIGNSEILENEDVVKVDFTSGPEGVTIMTSEISTMEEQSQESSQTGGGGTEDVSDKAQTLPIRKSQSTEDEGRVYVECVNAAAETQIEVDMETTATSSEVSDLAPTIETQVGNSQEATEPAEDAFVKVQKGPMIQTPGSNGNENEVIKECVTVTENQREMDLQTATTPEEVFDAANTEETEVKKSKASEPTANISEKVQEGLMIQIPETNKNDTKLIKERIGTTENQREMDLQTAATPEDFSDQTTAQKQSQRGQRVDDHTTDIEVQTDVTVANTESEENKVITECEDAPENQTEIDSQATIAPDEMCIPTSPVEIQSQEVSEHSIKDLVTSGCENEDNVISECDNVPGLLVNMETTPMITEIPDAAEQQNQGTVDVREQSNTLSNGIPKLFPLADSDRRKNQDMQPNSRADTIQADIDLIREPLEQVDSVIEEETGSKVINEVKEAGVIVSSDKAEKTVCNIEGHRGGAGSNEVIVFVCNQPDDMDVVIQASEEQNKMVSQSEVEIHEHQVVYEPISSPESNDDRDISTVPVNHGGFSSLDVHNSETHQIEGDFSTNGENRDICHQQLEAAEQLICASDSQEVKMEVQTFGVPESCVSAQFEQGETSVDLKQVAVISSSDDISMPDDQSEVVTEKSERNGYSDCVGATEVSDHVQEDAGLQEVTDVTVTTTTATTEVEIPDSTSEQFVILEPVLENEIHFDIVTQAAAESGLSASLSEHFSPDSALVGDVENQQALNGSHQNVTIPEGKMQQCQTSGDVRDPTPSNSSDWVIRPAAEIPPEESVEVVHNSDHSQQHSSDIMEFNAPEIEITNHEDCNDLVLENSDDLVLQEVQILEEIEIGREIVVAEEENDEDTDISIIEKPQETPKEVPANTLEVKVDETKKSDNCVTNLKQKITTEKTDDDKKGVEAGKPKKQEMNTQARTKARLAALAEQKAAAAKRPANRQQMNLLALCQEIAEDIATDSMLLKRIEEEKQAAAAAAEVVAAAAAVKSEASKKESQPEKTQVVDTVNVATPAGPEECSASATPATEEASVAQVSTAASAEAQPAEESKPAEESKPAAETPKRRFFISQVSVPLKAHEKKKLTRYQRLRQVELQREKMSWARVKKLKSDQANQMFSDMDWQGPLSLFSVTPVSIAPQPAASPSKTPLPSPSSASKPASPKAEVSKVDSPKAELAKTETPQTDPTNKEPTTTEPSKPEPATTPTSKTPVTETRKSTRLSQAQTSKATTTPAPKATRSPAKRTLPAVPPPMPNGLKSQKQKPVEYIPYKPRPKYSFDDFELDDDPLPVAPTKPRPQTRPMQTTRPNIQSNPAAQSRPTVSSQLAAQAKLKAQTTAAGQISGQSKPSGIPHPQSKSAVASTPQSKAPATPAASSKGVPSAQAQLKSPVLTTPQPKTVSASGQAKTVASASPQLKPAGSGSTFQVKQSTSTTPQPAASITSETKPAAAPKANSHKPPSSTSAEDSKCKETAGPLPSAPTSSVPSEVNSKESDGTQKCEEKPAVAAVDPSPVDKRETDKTSEKPCQVRAAKPKDGETPLSEASLQKEVKKLKETDKDGTQTIIDAGQKHFGAVACSVCGMLYSAANPEDESQHLLFHNQFISAVKYVGWKKERILAEFPDGKIILVLPDDPKYALKKVEEIREMVDNDLGFQQVETKCPSQTKTFLFISNDKKVGGCLIAEHIQEGYRVIEEPSPEGSEGEKVMFERQRAWCCSTTAEPAICGISRIWVVNMMRRLGIASRMLECLRNNFVFGSYLRKDEIAFSDPTPDGKLFATHYFGTSQFLVYNFVSGTPSSQPKTDAV; translated from the exons ATGCCGGCCTCAGAAGGAGGACCAGCTCCTCATGACTCTCAGCCTAAGATGAAGAGGCCAGATGAGGATGGGGAGGCTCTGCCATCAAAAACTGCACCAGCTACCATTAATAGAGCCCTTAAAACAGGAACTGCAGGAGAAACGACAGCAGCTCCCAGGACTAAGAAAAAACGGTCTGCCTCAGCGGAAAGAGGAATTAAGCCTGCCAAGTCATCCAAACAGAGTTCCCCTCCAAAGGATTCcagcaaaaacatttctgatccACCTGTTAAAAAAGCCAAGCTCCTAAAAGCCACAAGTGCCTCCTGTGAAGATGCTCCCTCCAAAGCTAACACCAAAGCTTCCCTAAAGCGAACAGCCTCCACAGAGTCAGAGGATGAATTCAGTAGTGATGGTAGTAAGACTGACCTCTtcagagagagggatgaaggtGACAAGGCCCGCTGCATCCGAAAATATTCTAATAGAGTAAAAGCCAAGCGCAAAGCTGAAGAGCTGCCGTCTGACCTTCAGGAAACAAGCCAAGGCTCCCCATCAGAACCGGGGGGCACCATTCAGATGGACCATAATTATGGTAGATTTTCTGATTCATCAAGTGGGCAAAGTGTGAGTGAAAATTTTCAGGATGAGAAAAAAGAATCTGTTACTGAAAGTGAGggcaacaacattttaattcatgCTGCCCAAGAAGAGTCAAAGGAAACATTGGTGTCTGTTGATGAAAGTAAGCATGAGgaattaaaaacatcagaaaaccAGAGGCTGGAGGATAAGGAAGCACCTGCATCATGTAGAGAAACTCTAGACTGTGTCAGTGAAGTTACAGATACACCTGGCATCACATCGGAGGTAGGAGAAAGTGAAAAGACAGACCTTGAGGATTCCTTAAAAAGTCAAAAGGGTTCAGATAATGAAACACAAGCCTCTCCACAGGATAAACTGTATTCTAGGGAGGCAAATGAGAAGACAGATTCAGCTCAGAGGGATGTGAGCAGTAAACCTGACATAAAGGAGGCCACAGAATCTGTGTCTGAGGAGGTGAGGTTAGATATCAAATGTCAAAGTAAGGAAGGAGCGCATAAAGTGCAGGGAGTCGTTGAAGCAGCCAGTATCTCTGCAGGTATAGAATCACTGTGTCACGATAAAAGCATAGGTCGAATTCCTGATAGACAGACTGAGGAAAATGTAACGACGACAACAGAGTCTGTTGGCAACCCAATGACTCAAACAGACCTCAGTTTTAAAATTCAAGTTAGTTTTAAAGCAGAATCAAAGTCTGACCATCTACAGGATGGAGTAAGCCATGAAGTGACAGGTAGAAATTCCAACTCATGCGATGTGAACGATATAATCAGAAAGTCTGAAGAAAAGCTTGAAGACAGTGAAAGAAAAGGAGTGGCGTTCCTGTCGAGTCAGGTTGTTGAGGGGCCGCAGTCTTTAACTGATGTACAACTGAGGCAAGAGGTCAGGACGACTGAAAGCTGTGTAGAAACACTGACACCAGATTGTAAGGCTGCTCAAGAGCAGACTCACAGCGAGGTGCTTTCCGCTTGTGTCACAGTCTCAGAGGGTCAGATAGACGTGAACACACagactaaaataacaacagaggAGATGTCTGACTCCGCACAAAACCATGAGACCCACAGAGTGAATGAGAAAACTACAGAAATAATTGTTGAGGTCGAGGAAAATTCCACAAGTATGGAAGAAGAAATGAAGATTAAACATAATAGTCAAGTCAAAATGGATTTACAGGCTTCGGCTGCATCACATCATCAAATGTTTAATCAGGATGCAACAGTGGAAATACAAAGCCAAGAGAGCGAGGAATCTACCACATGTAATCAGGATAATGGGGTCAACTCCAAAACAATGGAAAATAAGGGCATAGTAACCTTTGAACTGGCTATTGGACCTGAGAGCCAAggggaaacagaaacacagattaCACCAACATCAGAGATTTGTAGTCCAATACCTACAGTTGAGGTTAAAAGCCAGGAAGTCATTGAATGCACCACAAACCTATCTATTCAGAGTCAACCAGATGTTGTTATTGGAAATTCTGAAATATTGGAAAATGAAGATGTGGTGAAAGTTGATTTTACTAGTGGACCTGAGGGTGTGACGATAATGACATCAGAGATCTCTACAATGGAAGAACAAAGCCAGGAGAGTTCACAaaccggaggaggaggaacagaagaCGTGTCTGATAAAGCACAGACACTTCCAATTAGAAAAAGTCAGAGCACTGAAGATGAAGGCAGGGTGTATGTTGAATGTGTTAATGCTGCTGCTGAGACTCAAATAGAAGTGGACATGGAGACTACAGCAACATCATCAGAGGTTTCTGATTTGGCACCTACAATAGAAACACAAGTCGGGAACAGCCAAGAAGCCACTGAACCCGCAGAAGATGCTTTTGTGAAGGTTCAAAAAGGCCCCATGATTCAGACTCCCGGGAGTAACGGAAATGAAAACGAAGTTATCAAAGAATGTGTCACTGTAACTGAAAATCAAAGAGAAATGGATTTACAGACAGCAAcaacaccagaggaggtttttgATGCAGCAAATacagaagaaactgaagtcaAGAAGAGCAAAGCCTCTGAACCCACAGCAAACATATCAGAAAAGGTACAAGAAGGCCTAATGATTCAAATTCCTGAGACTAACAAAAACGATACCAAGTTAATCAAAGAACGCATCGGTACAACAGAGAATCAAAGAGAAATGGATTTGCAGACAGCAGCAACACCAGAAGACTTTTCTGATcaaacaacagcacaaaaacaaagccaGAGAGGTCAGAGAGTTGATGACCATACTACAGATATTGAAGTGCAGACGGATGTTACCGTTGCCAATACTGAGAGTGAAGAAAACAAGGTTATCACAGAATGTGAGGATGCtcctgaaaatcaaacagaaattgATTCACAAGCAACAATAGCACCAGATGAGATGTGTATTCCAACATCACCAGTGGAAATACAAAGCCAAGAGGTCAGTGAACACAGTATAAAAGATCTGGTGACTTCAGgttgtgaaaatgaagacaatGTGATCTCTGAATGTGATAATGTACCAGGCCTTCTCGTAAATATGGAAACAACACCAATGATAACAGAGATTCCTGATGCAGCAGAACAGCAAAACCAGGGGACGGTTGATGTTAGGGAACAAAGTAATACTTTATCAAATGGCATCCCAAAACTTTTTCCTTTGGCTGATTCTGATCGTAGAAAAAATCAAGACATGCAGCCAAATTCAAGAGCTGATACTATCCAAGCGGATATAGATCTTATAAGGGAACCATTAGAACAGGTAGATTCTGTGATAGAAGAGGAAACCGGGAGCAAAGTGATTAATGAGGTCAAAGAAGCGGGTGTTATCGTTTCTTCTGATAAGGCTGAGAAAACAGTCTGTAATATTGAAGGACACAGAGGGGGAGCTGGAAGCAATGAAGTGATAGTTTTTGTTTGCAACCAACCAGACGACATGGATGTTGTAATTCAGGCTTCAGAAGAGCAGAATAAGATGGTCAGCCAGTCGGAGGTTGAGATACATGAACACCAGGTGGTCTATGAGCCCATTAGTAGCCCAGAGAGTAATGATGATAGAGACATTTCCACAGTACCAGTAAACCATGGTGGCTTTTCTTCGCTGGATGTACATAACTCAGAGACCCATCAGATTGAAGGAGATTTCTCTACAAATGGAGAAAACAGGGACATTTGTCACCAACAACTGGAAGCTGCTGAGCAACTAATTTGCGCCTCAGACAGCCAAGAAGTAAAAATGGAAGTACAGACTTTCGGTGTGCCAGAGAgttgtgtgtctgcacagtTCGAGCAGGGTGAAACAAGTGTGGATTTGAAACAAGTGGCAGTAATCAGCTCTAGTGATGACATCAGCATGCCAGATGACCAGTCTGAAGTTGTGACAGAGAAAAGTGAGAGGAACGGGTATTCAGACTGTGTAGGTGCCACAGAGGTTTCCGACCACGTGCAGGAGGACGCTGGGCTCCAGGAGGTTACAGACGTCACAGTGACAACTACCACAGCCACAACTGAAGTTGAAATTCCAGATAGTACCTCAGAGCAATTTGTAATCTTGGAACCAGTCCTAGAGAATGAAATTCACTTTGATATTGTTACTCAAGCTGCAGCTGAATCAGGGTTGTCAGCCTCGCTTTCAGAGCATTTTAGCCCAGACAGTGCTTTAGTAGGCGATGTGGAAAATCAGCAGGCTTTAAATGGTTCCCATCAAAATGTCACGATCCCTGAAGGGAAAATGCAGCAGTGTCAAACATCTGGGGATGTCAGAGATCCCACACCGTCCAATTCAAGTGATTGGGTGATCAGGCCTGCAGCAGAAATTCCTCCTGAGGAAAGCGTTGAGGTTGTTCACAATTCTGACCATAGCCAGCAACACTCGTCTGATATCATGGAATTTAATGCTCCAGAGATTGAAATAACAAACCATGAAGACTGTAATGATCTGGTGTTAGAAAATTCAGATGATTTGGTTTTACAAGAAGTGCAGATTCTGGAGGAAATAGAGATTGGTCGTGAGATCGTAGTagcagaggaggagaacgaTGAAGATACTGACATTTCAATCATAGAAAAGCCTCAAGAAACACCCAAGGAGGTCCCTGCTAACACCTTGGAGGTAAAGGTTGAtgagacaaagaaaagtgaCAACTGCGTCACTAACTTGaagcaaaaaataacaactgaGAAGACTGATGATGACAAAAAGGGAGTTGAGGCAGGAAAACCCAAGAAACAAGAAATGAACACTCAGGCCAGAACCAAAGCCCGCCTGGCAGCTCTGGCTGAGCAAAAGGCTGCAGCAGCTAAGAGACCAGCAAATAGACAGCAGATGAACCTCTTAGCCCTTTGTCAGGAGATTGCAGAGGACATTGCTACCGACAGTATGCTTTTGAAGAGGATAGAGGAAGAAAAGCAagcggcggcggcagcagcagaaGTGGtggcagcggcagcagcagtaAAGAGTGAAGCCAGCAAAAAGGAAAGTCAACCTGAGAAAACACAGGTGGTAGACACAGTTAATGTTGCTACACCTGCAGGACCAGAAGAGTGCTCTGCTTCTGCAACACCTGCGACTGAGGAGGCATCTGTAGCCCAGGTCTCCACGGCGGCTTCAGCTGAGGCTCAGCCTGCTGAAGAGTCAAAGCCTGCTGAAGAGTCCAAGCCTGCTGCAGAGACTCCAAAGAGGCGTTTCTTCATCTCACAGGTTTCTGTGCCATTAAAAGCACACGAGAAAAAGAAGCTGACTAGGTATCAGAGACTAAGACAGGTTgaactgcagagagagaaaatgtcctGGGCACGTGTAAAGAAACTTAAGTCTGATCAAGCGAATCAGATGTTTTCAGACATGGATTGGCAAGGAcccctctctttgttttctgtgactCCTGTGAGCATTGCTCCACAACCAGCAGCCAGTCCTTCTAAAACTCCTCTCCCAAGTCCTTCCTCAGCCAGCAAGCCTGCATCACCCAAGGCAGAAGTTTCCAAGGTAGACAGTCCTAAGGCTGAACTTGCTAAAACAGAAACCCCTCAAACCGACCCTACCAACAAGGAACCTACAACAACTGAACCAAGTAAACCTGAACCTGCTACAACTCCAACCTCTAAAACTCCAGTAACTGAAACCCGTAAATCTACAAGGTTAAGTCAAGCTCAAACTTCAAAAGCAACCACAACTCCTGCCCCAAAAGCGACCAGATCACCAGCCAAGAGGACCCTCCCAGCAGTACCCCCTCCCATGCCCAATGGACTTAAATCTCAAAAACAGAAGCCTGTCGAGTACATTCCATACAAACCCAGGCCTAAGTATTCCTTTGATGACTTTGAACTCGATGAtgaccccttacctgtagcTCCAACAAAGCCCAGGCCTCAGACAAGACCCATGCAGACGACACGACCAAACATTCAGTCAAACCCGGCAGCTCAATCTAGACCCACAGTTTCATCACAACTTGCCGCCCAAGCAAAATTAAAAGCTCAGACCACAGCTGCTGGACAGATCTCAGGTCAGTCAAAGCCCTCTGGTATCCCCCATCCACAGTCAAAGTCTGCTGTTGCGTCAACGCCCCAGTCAAAAGCACCAGCGACTCCGGCAGCTTCTTCAAAAGGTGTCCCTTCAGCTCAGGCTCAGTTAAAGTCTCCTGTTTTGACCACTCCTCAGCCAAAAACTGTTTCAGCTTCAGGTCAGGCCAAGACTGTTGCTTCTGCTTCTCCCCAATTAAAGCCTGCTGGAAGTGGCAGTACATTCCAGGTCAAGCAGTCCACTTCAACAACCCCCCAGCCTGCTGCTTCAATCACATCTGAAACaaagcctgctgctgctcctaAGGCTAATTCTCATAAACCCCCAAGTTCAACATCAGCAGAAGACAGCAAATGCAAG GAAACTGCTGGTCCACTTCCATCAGCTCCCACATCCTCTGTCCCCTCAGAAGTAAACTCCAAGGAGTCTGATGGCACGCAGAAGTGTGAAGAAAAGCCAGCTG TCGCTGCTGTTGATCCTTCTCCGGTggataaaagagaaacagacaagACATCTGAAAAACCTTGTCAAGT AAGAGCAGCCAAGCCAAAAGACGGCGAGACTCCCCTCTCTGAAGCTTCTCtgcaaaaagaagtcaagaagCTAAAAGAGACAGATAAAGATGGAACCCAAACAATTATT GATGCGGGACAGAAGCACTTTGGAGCGGTggcctgcagtgtgtgtgggaTGCTCTACTCTGCTGCCAACCCTGAAGATGAATCTCAACATTTACTTTTCCACAACCAGTTCATCAGCGCTGTCAAATACGTG GGATGGAAAAAGGAGAGGATTCTCGCAGAGTTTCCCGATGGCAAGATCATTCTTGTCCTGCCAGATGATCCCAAATATGCTCTGAAGAAG GTGGAGGAGATCAGGGAGATGGTGGACAATGACCTCGGCTTCCAGCAGGTGGAGACAAAGTGTCCCTCTCAAACCAAGACGTTCCTCTTTATCTCCAACGACAAGAAAGTGGGCGGCTGCCTGATAGCAGAGCACATACAAGAG GGGTACAGAGTAATCGAGGAGCCCTCACCTGAAGGctcagagggagagaaggtgaTGTTTGAACGTCAGAGAGCTTGGTGCTGCTCGACCACTGCAGAGCCGGCCATCTGTGGAATCAGCCGCATCTGGGTTGTCAACATGATGAGACGCCTGGGCATCGCCTCGCGCATGCTCGAGTGCCTCAG GAACAACTTTGTCTTCGGCTCATACCTGAGAAAAGATGAGATCGCTTTCTCCGACCCCACGCCCGATGGAAAACTCTTTGCCACGCATTATTTTGGCACTTCTCAGTTTTTGGTTTATAACTTTGTGAGTGGAACTCCTTCATCCCAGCCCAAAACGGATGCAGTATGA